Part of the Kitasatospora sp. NBC_00374 genome is shown below.
GCACGTGGCGCCACCGGGCCCACCAGCGGGCCGGCGGTAGATTCCAGGCCTTCTCGTAGCCGCTTTGCACCGCGGCCCCGAACGAGAGGCCGAACACCGCCAGGGCGGCGAGGCCGAAGGCCGTCGTGGTTTGAAACGCCTGGCCGGGCCGCCCGAAGAGCTGCTCGACCTCCTGTCTGGAAGCCAGTGACACGCCGAGCCCATCCCCCAGCCACTGCGCGAATCCTCGCCCACGGTTGGGATCGGCTGCGGAGACCACGATCAGTAGCGGGACCAGGGTGAGGAACCCGAGGGCCGCGAAGCCCAGCGCCCGCTGTGACAGCTGCAGGTCGCCGCCCCGCATCCAGCCGCGCCCGGCCGGCGACCGGCGGACCACCCGCCGCAGCCGGCCGAACAGAGACGGCCGGTCTCCAGCACTGGGGGGCTCCATCGGCATACACGTTGACTACCACGGTCGACACGCCGCTGCTGGAGGGCGCGGCCACAGGAACAGAGCCAGGTCCCTCCGGGTAGAGCCTGTCGGCGAAACGACCTGACGGGGTCCGGGACAGCCAACCCGGCCACCCCGACTCCGATGACAGCACTCCGAATCGGATCGTTGTGGTGAAACATCACCCGAAAGGGGCGGCTCCGAAACCCATTGTCGATCTTGGTCCGACGGCACTCCGGATGGCTCCACCAATAGAG
Proteins encoded:
- a CDS encoding YhjD/YihY/BrkB family envelope integrity protein, whose protein sequence is MPMEPPSAGDRPSLFGRLRRVVRRSPAGRGWMRGGDLQLSQRALGFAALGFLTLVPLLIVVSAADPNRGRGFAQWLGDGLGVSLASRQEVEQLFGRPGQAFQTTTAFGLAALAVFGLSFGAAVQSGYEKAWNLPPARWWARWRHVLWLAALIGFLFLSATSTLWRRSPAGGLAAALSAVLFVWWSQRLLLGGRVRWRALLPGAVVTVVGLLGLRLFSRLVFSPLIASNTVTYGPFGTVLVLQSWLVGVGVVVFGGALVGRLLHEELPRVTRALKRQK